Part of the Rhinoderma darwinii isolate aRhiDar2 chromosome 2, aRhiDar2.hap1, whole genome shotgun sequence genome, acagtgactaccgatcccaatatacatctatctgtaaaaaaaaatgaagttcatacttaccgagaactccctgcttctgtctccagtccggcctcccaggatgacgtttcagtctaagtgacggctgcagccaatcacaggctaataacaggctgcagcggtcacatggactgccgcgtcatccagggagatcgggctggatgccgaaggagggacgcgtcaccaagacaacgggcggtaagtatgaatttctttgactttcacaagggaaagtgctgtcccttctctctatcctgcactgatagggagaagggaagtacttttaccgcagtccgcagcagctagtccgcatcaatttactgcacattttgtgcagatccgcagcagaatctgcaacgcagattctgtgcggcattgatgcggacagttgcggaggaaatccgccacgtgtggtcatgccctaaatcttCCCTTCTAGGTCAGCTTTCTAAAATTACTGCAAAAGAGCAGTGATAATTTATTAAGGAATTTTCAAAACATTCAAGGAACCAGGGTTCATTGCTCATGACTCCACAAGAACGAGATTAGGGGGGAGCAGTAAGTAGGAAACCTCAGCAACCAGGAGTAACATCAATGCTTGTCTGACCTGAAGTAGGTGTAGATGTTGGATGTAGCTGTGGAGAAGTTGAAGAAACCTGCAACTTATATTGGCTATATTACAATGCctctgtaagggcttattcagacgaacgtataatacgtccatgctacgcgcgtgattttcacgcgcgtcgcacggacctatgttagtcaatggggccgttcagacagtcagtgattttcacgcagcgtaaaactcacgacatgtcctatatttgcccgttttttcgcgcatcacgcgtgaaaaccgcgcacggcacatggacgcacttccatgtgaggcgcgtgatgcgcgctacagtagtcaaaactatgaatgaaaacagaaaagcaccacgtgcttttctgtttacaaacatacaaacagagtgtcaaatCACGcacccacgcatcatatgctgatgatacacggagcttttgcgcgcgcaaaacgcacacgctcgtgtgaatccggccttaggcattCAGAAAATTCCAGTACATTCATATTGTATTTTGGCTCTTTGAGGAAAGAGTAAACATCCCTAATATGTTCTTCTAGAGGCGTAACTAGAATTCATGGGGTCCAATAGCATTGTCAATGATTAGCCGCTACTACCGTGTTGAGAGTAAACTGAACCTTGAACATATAGCAGCATCTacgttaaggctacattcacacgagagtgacagatttacgcgcgtaaaacACGTGCGCTAAATCTATCCGTctgcgttgcgttatgcatcagtgtgctttgcgagtggcatgtgtttttcacacactcgcaagcactttttttttcaatgtaatttatACGTAAAAATGTGCATCCatggtgctgtccgtggttttcacgcacccatacacTGCAATGGGCAGCTAGGtgggtgaaaacgcaccaatataggacatgcagtgagtttcatgcaacggacactcgctgcgtgaaaactcacgcatgtgtgaatagcccattgaaatcattggggccgtgtgctgtgcgttgtttgcgCAGCACATGGatgagattcacgctcgtgtgcatgagcccttacttgAGCAGCAATCAAGTGATGGATAGTTGTGTCTTATATCAGATCATCTGCACAAAAGATAACCTACATAAAAGTGTCAGATAGCAGATACCCACCACCTTGTTTTCATCCACAAAAGGTGGCAATACTGCAAACTATTTTGACATAAACAACTTTAATGGCTGTAACAATATACAACAATCACATAAAATCGAAAAGCACCGTATGAAATGCTGCAATTCATCTTATATCTACAGAACTGGAAAGACCTCCCTCTTAAACCGATATGTACATAAGTCGTTCCAAAATGACTACCGGAATACATTGGGAGCACACATACTCACCAAAACCATCCAGCTTGAAAATAAGACCCTGAAGATGCAGGTTAGTGAACCAAAACAACACCAGTATAAACATTTTTAGCGTATTTTATAATTTCATAAAGTTTGAACTGTTGTAATGTAATTATTCTTTCTTCTGTAATAATGTAATTGTTTCTAATACTGCATGTTTCATTGCTATAGTGCTATAGATAATAGTGCTAATGCTGAAGATATTTACTATTAAAATCCAAATTTTAATGTTACATTTAAATCTAATTTTTTGTGTTTTGCCCTAGCTCAATACATGGCACTGACTAATGTTCACCTTTAACCACCATTTTACAGGTCAAATATTTAATTAATGTGTATTAAAATATGGGTAACTTTGGTAAACACATTGCATATATACAATATGCCTATACTCCAGAGCTTAATTAACAATTCTGCAGGGTACAGACTTGAAATCTCCCAGAATCAGGGTCTGACTGGACCACCAGAGTACTAGAGGATCCTCAGGTGGTTCCAGGGTCTCATGCAATAATGGCCCCAAAAGTCCGCCAAATAAAACCCCACTTGGAGCTGACTATGGAGCCCTTTACTTGCTACTAGGGCCTATTTCTCAAGAGATGATTCACAATTAACCTAATCctcaatataagggtatgttcacacgtaaacacccgaaaaagagcctcaaaatcggaagcagatgcctccaaacatcttcccattgattttaatcggaaaacggctttctgttccgatgggccgtttttttacgcggccgtttttaaaaagaagtgcaggacactttttgggacgtttttggagcggtttctcattgactctatagaaaacagctccaaaaacggccgtaaaatacgtagggaaaaacgcagcgaaaatcgcgagtggcttaaaaaacgtctgaaaatcaggagctgttttcccttgaaaacagctccgtattttcagaagtttttgactcagcgtgtgaacataacctatgaTGAAACATTATCCCCAGAAGTTGGGCTGCACACCTGGGAAGAAAAGGAGCCATTTCTAAATCAATGAATGGGGGGGGTGTAAATCTAGACGTTCTTtgcatatattttttcatatttgcGATTTTTGTTGCGGAATCGAAGCATTTCCGctcaaaattgcaacatttgctatttgttgcaggtttcacCTCCCCATTtttatgccccatagctgcccccatacagtatagtgccctcatagctgccccatacagtacaatgccccatagctgccccagacagtataatgaccccatagtttcccccatacagtataatgccccatatcttcTTTTATACAgcgtaatgcctccatagctgcttccatacagtataattcccccatagctgccctcatacaatataatgccccatagctgcccccatacaatataatgccccatagcttccctcgtacagtataatgtcccgaatagctgccccatacagtataatgccccatagggctcacacaatttgatcaaaatgtgcgctaagtaccttactattgtaagtagattcagcagtaatacatatttatttatatttagtggcttaggtgacattggtgttcgcagtgtgctgtcgccattttcttgtgtgctgtataaatttgcagtcacaggcattcttgcacctgtatacacgttttgtttcattttgctggaatgtgctgtatttcatatatgtggggttagtgactgctccattttttgatcttgcactcctcctattctgccctaggtgattttaattagtttaatgctggtttctaccatccccagataaatgtaggtttagtcccagttctggatgtatgtgcagcgtagggacccaACCAGAGGCGTAGCCAGGGGGGCAAagcttcagtttggcgccccccaacctctttcccgacatctccttccccctcgccgtgtttgttttctctacgaatcaatgacgtgtcatttcttttccacatttctttttctgtaactcgagcataaaacatttgtacattttacaagcaatatagttctatacacaacaccagaacaaagctcagtacatatatacagcaccggaaccaagctcagtacataaatacaacaccagcacaaatttagtgcaacccctgccgtataggtatgtacgccgtaaaactatagctcccagcatggcctgaacaatggtaaggatatgctgggagatgctgtttcacaaaaaataaatcatatcataatcataccacccatcatctcactgcagatcataaagtgactacagtgctgattagagtcagaataaacatttacattaagtgactcaccggtgacgtctcagattctagttttttttctccacccagtccagacctctatgatgacttctcccggtcacagaccatttctgcagtttggcgctcagatgtcttcagcttctcacttttccaacatttctacacctataaataaagataaagttctaattataccacacagtacgcacctaaatataatagcgtaacatacaccatacactgtcaccccccccacacacacacaccgtgccccctgtagacagtgcccccatatagcccacccctgtatatagtgtcccacaaatagctccccctatagtgctccacagatagcccacccctgtatatagccccctgtagatatagcctacccctgtataaagtgctccacatatagtccacccatgtatatagtgctccatatatagtccacccctgtatatagtgctctgcagatagcccacccctgtatatagtgctccatagatagcccacccctgtatatagccccccctgtagatatagcccacccctgtatatagtgctccatagatagcccatcccagtatatagcccctcctgtagatagagcacccccgtagataaagcccccctgtagataaagccctcccgcagataaagccccccgtagataaagccccccatagataaagcccccctgtagataaagccacccctgtagataaagcccccctgtagataaagccacccccgtagataaagcgacacacttttttattacaataaaataacaaactattcaaactcaccttaatcccgttcccatgccggccggcagcaatggagacctgctctcttctgcgtaggtctcctggggttgaacgaagcgtctatgaaagccgctgattggctgggcagaatgacttttccTGTCATTCAACGCCTTTCAacgacggaagcgcgataccgcttcactcgtagaaaagtgctgaatggctgggcacggaacgtacccggccattcattgcttataattgtacctgtgtcctatagacaaaggtacgattatagtgcaggagggggtggcgctggcacccccttctaagttgcgcccgggccccgtctgccccccccctagctacgcccctagacccaccttatagaggacgccttgtcgtggcaggtgggctcacacaatttgatcaaaatgtgcgctaagaacctcactattgtaagtagattcagctgtaatgcatatttatttatatttagtggcttaggtggcattagtgttggcaGTGTGCTGTcatcattttcttgtgtgctatattacactatatgggacagctattggccattatactgtatggggcagctatggtgcattatactgtatggggcagctatggtgccttacattgtatgggggcagctatgggacattatacagtgtggaggcagctatatgggcaatatactgtgtggggtcaactaaggggtcattatagtgTGTAGGGAATCATTATATGGAAGCACTGCCATCCATACAGTGGGAGTGCATTATATGGAAGCACtgccactgtatggggcagctatggtgcattacattgtatgggggcagctacaggggcattacactgtgggagcagctataggggcattacattgtgtagagggcagctatgaggcattattctgtgtggggttactatgagggcattatattgtaagtgggcagctatgggtcattatactgtgtggaggcagctatagaggcaatatactgtgtgggtgaactaaggggtcattatagtgTGTAGGGAccactatggaagcattatacatTGTGGGGGGCACTGTAGGGCATTATTCTGAGTGGGGGCACtacagggaattatactgtgtggggaggcactatactgtgaatgttacagaagcagcgtagcagttacaaaaacagtgtagctcgctatgctacgctgtttccggaacacccattcacttctatggaagtttacagaaacagagtagcacagCAAACTACGCTGTTTAAATATGCCTGACCACACCGGATGCGGGATGCGtctctgcagttgtaaacatgtGTTGGGGGGGCccgctgggttggggcccacttagatgtgcttcacccccccccccccgtgctacacccctagctacgcctctgtctagCAATGTCTGAAATGTTAActgagtatcacacaagatatgtCCTTGTTCAATAGGTATGGGACACCGGTGGACAGGAACGATTCCGCGCTTTGGTATCCTCCTTCTATAAGGGATCTGATGGTTGTCTTCTGGTCTTTGATGTCACAGATGAGGAATCTTTTTCAAGCCTTGAGACCTGGAGGACAGACTTTATGAATAAAATACAGACACCTGCTAGTAATTTTCCTATAATTATTTTAGGAAACAAGATTGACCTGAAGGATCGACAGGTAAGGATAAGCTACCAAATTAAAATTGACTGCATTGCGGGCAAATGGAGTTATGTACCTTTGTCCATTTAACCGTTGGATGTATCAGGTGCTCAATTGTGGAAAAACAGGTACAGGTAAGGGTAGGAGAACACTAGAGAGGCAGTAGCTAGTTCAGAATTCTGAGTCTGTTATCATATAGCCTGCTCTTACGATTTGACAAGAATCATAAATTGTAGGGGGTAAGGAATCCATTTAATGGAGCGCTCAAAATTGATATACCTAATACAAATATAGAAAAAAGAAAGACTGAGCTTTATTTGGATGGTAATGCAAAGGGATTCTGAGGAAATGCCTCATACACACTACAAAGCCATGTGCATGGACCCTGTCTGGCAGTGAAGTCCCTATTAGTCCATAACACAGACTTGTAGGGCACGCCATGTGCTACCATATGGTGCCTCTATATGGCACAATAATCTCTGCCAGAAGCAATGCTACTAGGTAAAAACGAAGCATATGGAGATACAGTATTGGCCCACACAGACTATGGGCCCCATATTAGAGATCCCTACAACATATCCGAAatacagctgtgtgcatgaggccttcgaatggtgttttttttttagttatttctaGTTTGAGCACATTCCTTGGGAACTCATATTGAGGAATGACCTCCAGATGTTTTCTCAATCATGCTGAATATGATTTCAGACCAAGTATTGTTGTGTGGAATGAGGGGAACGTATTTGAAAGCTGTCAAAGCAAATGAAATGCGTGTGTTGCTGTCTCTGCTGTAAAACATGCTGAATCTGGTCTGTCTGAGAGGGAGGACAGTCAAGTTGGGATAGCTCTGACAGATTGTGCATTCTATGAGGAGTAGTTCAGCCGTgcctagaaaaaaaacatcagggaaCCTTTCCAGCGTTTCTCCTAAACAAAGGCTGCAGCATTCATGACTGGTTTGCTTGGCATGATCCACGAATACATTATAGCTTGTATGACCATAAACATTTCTCATTTCTATGTTAGTCTTATGCATAGTAGTGTAAAGCCGACCGGGAGAAAAAAATgtcttcctcccattgaaatcaatgaaaggcGATTTCTGAAGTTTTTGGGCGCTGATTCCAACACGGTTTcctcatcaaaatcagcgccaaaaaactctgtgtgaactgaccctaaggcctaattcacacgagcgctgcgcatctcggacatgaaaaactgcagtttttcacgtctgaggtgcatccgtgctcatcgCTGCggcacgcgatgtcacgcatcccccatagattagagcctatggagggatgcgtgatgtgtgaaaagaatggacatgtcctattttcgcaccgacccttcacacggtccgttgaaacaatggctgtgcgaacggccacattgaattacataggtccgtgcgacggccactgtttcaacggccgtcccacggacgtttaacgcgctcgtgtaaataaggcctaagtgtgatgtgtgtatgttcactcatgtcatttatatcttaTTTCAAATGTTAAAATTTAAGGTCagtgctccgaaaatccatgtttGATGCCCTTTAGCTTTTATCCTATTATAACTTCCCCAAACTTTCCTTCAGGTATTTCCTTCCCAGATGCTGACTTTTAGTCTTTATTTTTGTCTGggattttgttgtttttatttatttatttattttatttttttgtattttttatttagattgttttttttgccaTACACAACTCTCTTTCTGCCACTTCTTTTCTTAACACGCTTTCTTATTATATCTACTTATTATATCTGTTCGCAATGTTTTAATGACTTATTCTCCACTGTCCCTGTTGCTGTGGTCCCCAAGATCTGCTCTTGGAGCCCAAAACCTCAAGAAAATGAGAGGAATACTCTTGAGTCACTCTGTACCCCAGCCTTGTTATATAGTCAGTCCTTTGAATATCAGTCCTTTGAATGGACAGTTAGGGGATATTCTAGGTATGACCTAAGAGATGGCTATGCATAATATTATTGTTATGCACAGCGATAatataaagtttatataaaaatatgtcatttacagttaaaaaataatgAGCAAATGTAAAGGTCCAttaactctttaaccccttcaggactgagccacttttggaccaaatgacagagcctaattttttaaatctgacgtgtgttactttatgtggtaataactcgggaatgcttttacctatccaagcgattctgagaccgttttctcgtgacatattgtactttatgttagtgaaaaaatttggtcgatatattcaatatttttgtgtgaaaaacaccaaaattgagagaaaatttgcaaaaaattagcattttctaaattcaaatgtatctgcttgtaagacagatagttataccacacaaaatagttactagctaacttttccaatatgtctactttagattggcatcattttttgaacatgcttttatttttctaggacgttacaaggcttataagtttagcagcaatttctcacattttcaagaaaatttcaaaaacccatttttttagggaacagttcagttgtcaagtggctttgagggccttatatattagaaacccccacaaatcaccccactttaaaaactgcacccctcaaagtattcaaaacagcattcagaaagttttttttaaccctttagccgtttcacaggaattaaagcaaagtagcggggaaatttacaaatttcattttttttgcagaaattccattttaatccatttttcctgtaatactgaaggtttttttttaccggagaagcacaactgaatatttattgccctgattctgcagtttttagaaatattccacatgtggccctagtgcgctactggactgaaataccggcctcagaagcaaaggagcacatagaggattttagggccttccttttcttattttatatttcaggcaccatgtcaggttagaagaggtcttgtggtgccgaaacaaaggaaacaccccaaaaaataccccattttggaaactacacgccttgaggaattcatctaggggtgtagtgagcattttgaccccacagttgtttcatagatttcattagaattgaacagtgaaaatgaaaaattacattattttccaataccatgtagctttacctcaaaacttttaattttttcaacaaataaatgatgaaaagcacccaaacatttgtaaagcaacttctccagagtacggaaatacccaacatgtggtcataaacggctgtttggggaagcggcaggactcggaagggaaggtacgccatttagcttttggagcgctgattttgctggatttatttctctgcaccatgtcgcatttgtaaagctcctaaggtaccagtacagtggaaaccccccaaaagtgactccatttaggaaactacaccccttgaggaattcatctaggggtgtaatgagaattttgaccccacaggtgtttcatagatttcattagaattgggcagtgaaattgaaaaattacattattttccaataagatgtagctttacctcaaaatttttatttttttcaacaaataaatgatgaaaagcaccccaacatttgtaaagcaacttctccagagtatggaaatacccaacatgtggtcataaacggctgtttggggaagcggcaggactcagaagggaatgcacgccatttagcttttgaagtacagattttgctggtttgatttctcggcaccatgtcgcatttgtaaagctcctaaggtaccagtacagtggaaactccccaaaagtgactccatttaggaaactacaccccttgaggaattcaactaggggtgtagtgagcattttgaccccccaggtgtttcatagatttcattagaattgggcagtaaacatgaaaaatttcatttttttccactaagacgtatctttaggtaaaaatgtttcattttctcatcaaataaaggagaaaaatcactgtaacatttgtaaagcaacttctccagagtacggaaataccccatatatggtaataaagtactgtatgaatacacatcagggctcagaagggaaggagcgccatttggcttttggagagcagattttgctggattggtttctctgcaccatgtcgcttttgcaaagccccttaggtagcagtacagtggaagctacccaaaagtgaccccatttggcaaactacacccattgaggaattcatctaggggtgtagtgagcattttgaccccacaggtgtctcatagattttattagaaatgggcagtgaaaatgaaaaattacattattttccaataagacgtagcattagttaaaaaattcttcattttctcaacaaataaaggagaaaaagcaccataacatttgtaaagcaacatcttcagagtacggaaataccccacatgtggtcataaactgctatttggacacacagcaaggctctaaagggaaggagcgccatttagtatttggagtggagattttataagatttgttttggtacccccaaaaaattaccccattttggaaactagatccctcaaagaattgatctaggggtgtagtgagcattttgaccgcacaagtgttttgcaaaaattagtaaacaatagatgttgcagattgaaaatggctgttttcaacaaatatgccatttcagtgccaaatgtgttgtgcccagcttgtaccaccgtagacacacatcccataaattgttaagcgggttctccagaataccccatatgtggtcataaattgccgtttgggtacactgccaggctcagttggaccaccatttggcttttgaagcgcagattttgcttggtgtattagtggtatttcagcttataatgtgggggcatatgtgagctgggcggagtacatcaagggtatatgtaaactgggcggagtacatcagggtatatgtaagctgggcggagtacatcagggtttatgtaatatgtgaggagtacatcagggcatatgtaagctgggcggagtacatcaggctatatttaagctgggcagagtacatcagggtatatgtaagctgggcggagtacatcaggctatatttaagctgggcagagtacatcagggtatatgtaagctgggcggagtacatcaggatatatgtaatatgcgcgggtacatcaggatatatgtaatatgtgaggagtacatcagggtatatgtaagctgtgcggagtacatcagggtatatgtaatatgtgcgggtacatcaggctatatgtaagctgtgtggagtacatcagggtatatgtaatatgtgcgtgtacatcaggctatatgtaagctgtgcggagtacatcagggtttatgtaatatgtgaggagtacatcagggtatatgtaagctgggcggagtacatcagggtatatgtaagctgtgcggagtacatcagtatatatgtaaactgtgcggagtacatcagggtatatgtaagctgtgcggagtacatcagggtatatgtaagctgggcggagtacatcagtgtatatgtaagctgggcggagtacatcaggatatatgtaaactgtgcggagtacatcagggtatatgtaagctgtgcggagtacatcagggtatatgtaagctgggcgtggtacatcagggtatatgtaatatgtgcgggtacatcaggctatatgtaagctgggtggagtgcaacagggtatatgtaagctgtgcggagtacatcagggtatatgtaagctgtgcggagtacatcagggtatatgtaagctgggcggagtacatcaggatatatgtaaactgtgcggagtacatcagggtatatgtaagctgtgcggagtacatcagggtatatgtaagctgggcggagtacatcagggtatatgtaagctgggcggagtacatcaggatatatgtaaactgtgcggagtacatcagggtatatgtaagctgtgcggagtacatcagggtatatgtaatatgtgcggagtacatcagggtatatgtaagctgtgaggagtacatcagggtatatgtaagctgtgcggagtacatcagggtatatgtaagctgggcggagtacatcagggtatatgtaaactgtacggagtacatcagggtatatgtaagctgtgcggagtacatcagggtatatgtaagctaggcggagtacatcagggtatatgtaagctgggcggagtacatcagggcatatgtaagctgtacggagtacatcagggtatatgtaagctcggcggagtacatcaggtcataataggatgatgtaataatggggagaatgaataatccatggattggtgtggtacgctttgaaccaatcctttatgcacaggccgggtttattgggtattatacaaaatatctgcgctccagtgttgccttatatttgacttcttcactagccctataagccgcacaaggccctaaagtttcctcatctccgctgcatctataggGTCCAcccgtggggtccagcaaatgacgatgtggggtatttagtgaaattctactggacctaaaaatgagtctgtgccgtcatttagaatcattttgcatcattgcgttttgagagtcataacgtgttatttttccgttgacggagctgtgtgagggcgcgttttttgtggaacgagctgtaatttttattggttccatttt contains:
- the RAB7B gene encoding ras-related protein Rab-7b; translation: MHSDQGVDLKINIIGPMGTGKTSLLNRYVHKSFQNDYRNTLGAHILTKTIQLENKTLKMQVWDTGGQERFRALVSSFYKGSDGCLLVFDVTDEESFSSLETWRTDFMNKIQTPASNFPIIILGNKIDLKDRQVSRESAASWCEERKVLYFEVSAKDNINVDLAFETLAKEALIHYHECRESHFTDSIKLTPLKDSHRSACC